One genomic window of Arvicola amphibius chromosome 4, mArvAmp1.2, whole genome shotgun sequence includes the following:
- the Letm2 gene encoding LETM1 domain-containing protein LETM2, mitochondrial isoform X5, with protein MVFIIVPFMEFLIPVFLKLFPDMLPSTFESESKKEEKQKKKMAAKLEIAKFLQETMTEMAKRNRAKLGDASSQLFSYVKQVQTGHKPSTKEIVRFSKLFEDQLALEHLDRPQLVALCKLLELQAFGTNNLLRFQLLMTLKSIKADDEIIATEGVKALSVSELQSACRARGMRSLGLTEEQLRQQLTEWLDLHLKENVPPSLLLLSRTFYLIDVKPKPIELPPDIEALKSNLVVTSTTSPESQENVVDPAPQLKGTKDEEFVQLPPEASPHITAAAAISKEASCFVPRSSKPKPRRPHRTARLIQKEPKDPLELGLTLSSHCSLSSDIREGILAKPVWREIKDQPLSRWRPRDHSRCVSSDTGHLEKLFLLYNCHPTRLCIKPTPTCF; from the exons gaagaaaaacaaaaaaagaagatggcCGCAAAATTGGAAATAGCAAAATTCCTTCAAGAGACAATGACAGAAATGGCGAAGAGAAACCGAGCCAAACTGGGAGATGCCTCTTCCCAGCTTTTCTCCTATGTAAAACAG GTCCAGACAGGCCACAagcccagcactaaggagatAGTTCGCTTCTCTAAACTCTTCGAGGATCAGTTAGCCCTGGAACACTTGGATCGCCCCCAGCTGGTTGCCCTGTGCAAGCTGCTGGAGCTGCAGGCCTTTGGAACGAACAATTTGCTCCGCTTCCAGCTCCTGATGACACTGAAGTCTATAAAAGCAGATGACGAA ATAATCGCCACAGAAGGGGTGAAGGCTCTGAGTGTGTCAGAGCTCCAGTCGGCCTGCCGGGCCCGAGGAATGCGATCACTGGGCCTCACGGAGGAGCAACTGCGGCAGCAACTCACAGAG TGGCTGGACCTCCACCTGAAGGAGAACGTCCCCCCTTCTCTTTTGCTCCTGTCACGCACCTTCTACCTAATAGATGTGAAGCCAAAGCCTATTGAACTGCCACCAGATATAGAG GCCCTGAAGTCAAACCTTGTCGTGACGTCAACTACTTCCCCTGAGTCACAAGAGAATGTTGTAGATCCTGCGCCTCAGCTAAAGGGAACTAAG gatgaaGAATTTGTGCAACTGCCCCCAGAAGCATCCCCACacataacagcagcagcagccatttCCAAAGAAGCA TCCTGTTTTGTACCTAGATCCTCCAAGCCAAAGCCCAGAAGACCTCACAGAACAGCAAGGCTGATTCAAAAGGAGCCTAAGGACCCCTTGGAGCTGGGACTCACTCTCTCCAGCCACTGTTCCCTCAGCAGTGACATCCGTGAAGGAATTCTAGCTAAGCCTGTCTGGCGTGAGATAAAGGATCAGCCATTAAGTCGTTGGAGGCCCCGTGACCATTCCAGATGTGTGAGCAGTGACACAGGCCATTTAGAGAAGCTATTTCTGTTATATAATTGTCATCCTACCAGACTTTGCATAAAACCCACTCCCACATGTTTTTGA